A region from the Methanofollis liminatans DSM 4140 genome encodes:
- a CDS encoding NAD(P)/FAD-dependent oxidoreductase — protein MERVRILGAGPAGLSAAITLARAGCDVDIFEARGDVGTRFHGDLQGLENWSGETDVLDDFAKMGIGTDFEYAPYRDLSVSNGREVLDFSCGRPAFYLVGRGTSEGSLDTALRDQALDAGAEIHFSRRGAEEEADIIATGPVRDGLVAIAKGFTFTTSMENTAVGIIDQTASRKGYAYLLAMNGRGCIATVLMDNFQDAGACLERAKALFAGMTDLDIRDPAPCGGVGSFRTATRYRDGDRLYVGEAAGLQDPMWGFGMRFAVRSGYLAAQSIIEGTDYERAASEAFGDLIRAGTVNRYLWDRYAVRNYAFLFERLKGVRDPLRHLGSFHSFNVYQRLLYPRARRYLNAEYEERKERPSPEV, from the coding sequence ATGGAGAGAGTGCGGATCCTCGGCGCCGGCCCTGCGGGTCTCTCGGCGGCGATCACGCTTGCCCGCGCGGGCTGCGATGTCGATATCTTCGAGGCGAGGGGCGATGTCGGGACGCGCTTCCACGGGGACCTCCAGGGGCTTGAGAACTGGTCGGGAGAGACCGACGTCCTCGACGATTTCGCGAAGATGGGGATCGGGACCGACTTCGAGTACGCCCCCTATCGCGATCTCTCTGTCTCGAACGGGCGGGAGGTGCTGGACTTCTCCTGCGGGCGACCTGCGTTCTACCTGGTCGGGCGCGGGACGTCTGAGGGGAGCCTTGACACGGCGCTCAGGGACCAGGCGCTCGACGCCGGGGCAGAGATCCATTTTTCCCGGCGGGGCGCCGAAGAGGAGGCCGACATCATTGCCACGGGGCCGGTGAGGGACGGGCTCGTGGCGATTGCAAAGGGCTTCACCTTCACGACCTCGATGGAGAACACCGCCGTCGGGATCATCGACCAGACCGCCTCGCGCAAAGGCTATGCCTACCTGTTGGCGATGAACGGCCGCGGCTGTATCGCCACGGTGCTGATGGACAATTTCCAGGACGCCGGCGCCTGCCTGGAGCGGGCGAAGGCGCTCTTCGCCGGGATGACCGACCTCGATATCCGTGACCCTGCACCCTGCGGCGGGGTGGGGAGTTTCAGGACGGCGACCAGGTACCGCGACGGCGACCGCCTGTATGTCGGGGAGGCGGCCGGTCTCCAGGACCCGATGTGGGGGTTCGGGATGCGGTTTGCCGTGCGGTCGGGCTACCTCGCCGCACAGAGCATCATAGAGGGCACCGACTACGAGCGGGCGGCGTCTGAGGCGTTCGGCGACCTGATCAGGGCCGGCACCGTGAACCGGTATCTCTGGGACCGGTATGCGGTCAGAAACTATGCCTTCCTCTTCGAGCGGCTGAAGGGCGTCCGGGATCCCCTGCGGCACCTGGGGTCGTTCCACTCGTTCAACGTCTACCAGCGCCTTCTCTACCCGCGGGCCAGGCGTTACCTGAATGCAGAGTATGAGGAGAGGAAGGAGCGCCCGTCGCCTGAAGTCTGA
- a CDS encoding type II toxin-antitoxin system PemK/MazF family toxin — translation MGEYFVGDVVLAPVLFDGCGNVKRRPAIVVARESGGRLRVCPVTSRASPDLPSVPLEIGDFATGGLDLFEESYALPSCLTTIRSADVVGKKGRVNEDFLKELSPSLRSAGHGGGGRVDRLQGRSARRRRSR, via the coding sequence ATGGGTGAGTATTTCGTTGGCGACGTGGTCCTCGCCCCGGTTCTCTTCGACGGGTGCGGGAACGTCAAGCGCCGCCCTGCGATCGTCGTCGCCCGGGAGAGCGGCGGCCGTCTGCGGGTCTGCCCGGTGACGAGTCGAGCATCCCCTGATCTCCCGTCGGTGCCCCTGGAAATCGGCGACTTCGCCACCGGCGGGCTCGACCTCTTCGAGGAGAGCTATGCGCTGCCGTCATGTCTCACCACGATCAGGAGCGCTGACGTCGTCGGAAAAAAAGGGCGGGTCAATGAGGACTTTCTGAAGGAGCTCTCCCCGTCTCTCAGGAGCGCCGGGCACGGCGGCGGCGGGAGAGTCGATCGCCTGCAAGGTAGATCAGCACGGCGGCGACGATCCCGTTGA
- the codB gene encoding cytosine permease gives MAGERRDGANEDYPLSEVPLSDRRGLLPTTVILLGFTFFSATMWGGGAIGVAFPLWPDLFAVIACGNLLLALYVAVLAYVSQKSGLNTVLMGRFAFGTIGGRWVDLLLGVTQVGWYAWGTATIAILFSTLLHLDAIWQAPLMLLFGFTFCWTAFIGYRGLERLSMVSVPLMCLLILVSAAIATRDAGGIGGVLSIAPAATMGFGEAVTIVVGTFISGGTQATNWTRFSDTPKNAIIATMIAFCVGNGLMIFVGAYGAVVYGEPDIVQILALQGLLFWGVVMLFANIWTTQDNTIYNVSVAGCDLFRTGRRRLITLVGAGLGTLLALLGMYAWLVPYMEVLGTLVPPIGGVIAADFFLKHRGSYPPLEEAEACAFNAPGIVAYIGASAVAAFTPGIPPVNGIVAAVLIYLAGDRLSRRRRARRS, from the coding sequence ATGGCTGGAGAGAGGAGAGACGGTGCGAACGAGGACTATCCGCTCAGCGAGGTGCCCCTCTCTGACCGGCGGGGGCTCCTGCCCACCACCGTCATTCTCCTCGGGTTCACCTTCTTCTCCGCGACCATGTGGGGCGGCGGGGCGATCGGCGTCGCCTTTCCCCTCTGGCCCGACCTCTTTGCCGTCATCGCCTGCGGGAACCTCCTGCTCGCCCTGTACGTGGCGGTGCTCGCCTACGTCTCCCAGAAGAGCGGGCTCAACACGGTGCTGATGGGGCGGTTCGCCTTCGGAACGATCGGGGGCAGGTGGGTGGATCTCCTCCTGGGCGTCACGCAGGTCGGGTGGTACGCATGGGGGACGGCGACGATTGCGATCCTCTTCTCCACCCTCCTGCACCTCGACGCGATCTGGCAGGCCCCGCTCATGCTCCTCTTCGGGTTCACCTTCTGCTGGACCGCATTCATCGGTTACCGGGGGCTCGAACGCCTCTCCATGGTTTCGGTCCCCCTGATGTGCCTCCTGATCCTGGTGAGCGCGGCGATCGCCACGCGGGACGCCGGCGGGATCGGCGGGGTCCTCTCCATCGCCCCCGCGGCGACGATGGGCTTTGGCGAGGCGGTGACCATCGTCGTCGGGACGTTCATCTCAGGGGGAACGCAGGCGACAAACTGGACGCGGTTTTCCGACACGCCGAAGAACGCCATCATCGCCACAATGATCGCCTTCTGCGTGGGCAACGGCCTGATGATCTTTGTCGGGGCGTACGGCGCCGTCGTGTACGGGGAGCCCGACATCGTGCAGATCCTTGCCCTGCAGGGCCTCCTCTTCTGGGGCGTGGTGATGCTCTTCGCCAACATCTGGACCACGCAGGACAACACGATCTACAACGTCTCGGTCGCCGGGTGCGACCTCTTCAGGACCGGACGCCGGCGGCTGATCACCCTGGTCGGCGCCGGCCTCGGCACCCTCCTCGCCCTGCTCGGGATGTACGCCTGGCTCGTCCCCTATATGGAGGTCCTGGGAACCCTGGTGCCGCCGATCGGCGGGGTGATCGCCGCCGACTTCTTCCTGAAGCACAGGGGGTCCTATCCGCCGCTCGAAGAGGCGGAGGCGTGCGCCTTCAACGCTCCGGGCATCGTCGCCTATATCGGGGCGTCGGCAGTCGCCGCCTTCACGCCGGGCATACCGCCGGTCAACGGGATCGTCGCCGCCGTGCTGATCTACCTTGCAGGCGATCGACTCTCCCGCCGCCGCCGTGCCCGGCGCTCCTGA
- a CDS encoding flavodoxin family protein: MAGNVRSLLRTDIETPDGVYILTLRAEDLSSLYPGMVRYLLHLTKGDEVVGTFLTNTYEYSPTVPLDAETAALQKSAAWERELRENRERFLSVVGKRMPRRPFTLQPADVVVVQGSPRADGNCSIMAGWAVEAAEAAGKTARVVYPDDLSIHPCIGCYRCYNTGTCTFDDEMGELIHLIVHASLLVVCSPVYTNTVPGGLKVVIDRCQALHAARTLGARRAMPAGLLLAVCGREGLSNFSCLTSVMEAFMGNLGIRPAGEVLADGIDRVRDVRLVEGLEERVKERVRSCLLSSPLRP; encoded by the coding sequence ATGGCCGGGAACGTCCGCTCCCTCCTCCGCACCGATATCGAGACACCGGACGGCGTCTACATCCTCACCCTCAGGGCCGAGGATCTCTCTTCTCTCTATCCCGGCATGGTCCGCTATCTGCTCCACCTGACGAAGGGGGACGAGGTCGTCGGCACCTTCCTGACCAACACCTACGAGTACTCACCCACTGTTCCGCTCGATGCGGAGACGGCGGCGCTCCAGAAGTCGGCGGCATGGGAACGCGAACTGAGGGAGAACCGGGAGCGGTTCCTCTCTGTCGTCGGAAAAAGAATGCCGAGGCGCCCCTTCACCCTCCAACCCGCAGACGTTGTGGTGGTCCAGGGGAGCCCGCGGGCCGACGGCAATTGCAGCATCATGGCCGGATGGGCAGTGGAGGCGGCAGAAGCGGCCGGAAAAACGGCGAGGGTGGTGTACCCGGACGACCTCAGCATCCACCCCTGCATCGGGTGCTACCGCTGCTACAACACCGGCACCTGCACCTTCGACGACGAAATGGGCGAACTCATCCATCTCATCGTCCACGCCTCCCTCCTGGTCGTCTGCTCCCCGGTCTACACCAATACGGTGCCCGGCGGTCTGAAGGTCGTCATCGACCGCTGCCAGGCGCTTCATGCGGCGCGGACGCTCGGCGCCAGGAGGGCGATGCCCGCGGGCCTGCTCCTCGCGGTCTGCGGGAGAGAGGGGCTGTCCAACTTCTCCTGCCTCACTTCGGTCATGGAGGCGTTCATGGGCAATCTCGGGATCAGGCCGGCCGGCGAGGTGCTGGCGGACGGCATCGATCGGGTGAGGGACGTGAGGCTGGTCGAGGGGCTGGAGGAGCGGGTGAAAGAACGCGTCCGCTCATGTCTCTTATCTTCTCCGCTCCGCCCTTGA
- a CDS encoding universal stress protein translates to MLFPTDFSDCSYKALECVRQMRGAGVEEVVIVSVLDERDTDLVTTGIGWLSGDRMVEYDAGIERRMRENVQERLDGMAGVLREAGMKVRTAIEKGVPSVEILAIAKRERASLIVMGSHGKSNLAGVVVGSVSEEVLRRSSVPVLIITREMQGGCRSEGEE, encoded by the coding sequence GTGCTGTTCCCCACGGATTTCTCCGACTGCTCGTATAAGGCCCTCGAGTGCGTCAGGCAGATGCGGGGTGCGGGCGTGGAGGAGGTGGTGATCGTCTCTGTCCTCGACGAGCGGGATACCGACCTCGTGACGACCGGGATCGGGTGGCTGAGCGGGGACCGCATGGTCGAGTACGACGCCGGGATCGAGAGGCGGATGCGCGAGAACGTCCAGGAGCGCCTTGACGGGATGGCGGGCGTGCTGCGGGAGGCGGGCATGAAGGTGAGGACGGCAATTGAAAAGGGTGTCCCTTCCGTCGAGATCCTGGCGATTGCAAAGCGGGAGAGGGCGTCCCTCATCGTCATGGGCTCTCACGGGAAGAGCAACCTCGCCGGCGTGGTGGTGGGGTCGGTCTCGGAGGAGGTGCTCAGGCGGTCGAGTGTGCCCGTCCTGATCATCACGCGCGAGATGCAGGGCGGGTGCCGGAGCGAGGGGGAAGAGTAG
- a CDS encoding aminotransferase class I/II-fold pyridoxal phosphate-dependent enzyme — protein sequence MRLPAFKLERYLSRHEFSAPRLLCTSDCESVSIADLLALEEGAKERFMARNLGYTETQGDPDLRAGIAGLYAGVGPENVLVSAGAEEAIFLYMNAMLSPGDEIVVQCPAYQSLHEVARGIGCRVAAWTLSDADGWRPDIERLKDLVTPSTKAIVINSPHNPTGAQMMKEEFFAVKEIAEERDIHVFSDEVYRFLEHDPKDRLPPMADIYEKGISIGVMSKSFGLAGLRIGWTAAQDTGMLSRMAALKDYTTICCSAPSEFLSTLALRHREEIVERNLGIVRENLPLLDRFFARHADRFSWVRPNAGPIAFPRLLRGSAAAFCDEAVTGAGVLLLPSETYGYGDSHFRIGFARRDMPAALAALSDFLE from the coding sequence ATGCGTCTACCGGCATTCAAACTCGAACGCTACCTCTCACGCCACGAATTTTCCGCCCCCCGCCTGCTCTGCACCTCGGACTGCGAATCGGTCAGCATCGCCGACCTGCTGGCGCTCGAAGAGGGGGCGAAGGAGAGGTTCATGGCCAGAAACCTCGGCTACACCGAGACACAGGGCGACCCGGATCTGCGTGCCGGAATTGCAGGGCTGTACGCCGGGGTCGGCCCGGAGAACGTCCTCGTCTCGGCCGGGGCCGAAGAGGCGATCTTCCTCTACATGAACGCCATGCTCTCACCTGGCGACGAGATCGTCGTCCAGTGCCCGGCCTACCAGTCGCTCCACGAGGTGGCGCGGGGCATCGGCTGCCGGGTCGCGGCATGGACGCTCTCTGACGCAGACGGGTGGCGCCCCGACATCGAGCGGCTCAAGGACCTCGTCACGCCCTCGACGAAGGCGATCGTCATCAACAGCCCGCACAACCCGACCGGAGCGCAGATGATGAAAGAGGAGTTTTTTGCGGTGAAAGAGATCGCCGAAGAGCGCGACATCCACGTCTTCTCCGACGAGGTCTACCGCTTCCTCGAACACGACCCGAAAGACCGCCTCCCCCCGATGGCCGATATCTACGAGAAGGGCATCTCGATCGGCGTCATGTCGAAGTCCTTCGGGCTCGCCGGCCTGCGGATCGGCTGGACCGCCGCACAGGACACAGGCATGCTCTCCAGGATGGCGGCGCTCAAGGACTACACCACCATCTGCTGCAGCGCCCCGAGCGAGTTCCTCTCCACCCTCGCCCTCAGGCACCGGGAAGAGATCGTCGAACGGAACCTCGGGATCGTCAGGGAGAACCTCCCCCTCCTCGACCGGTTCTTCGCCCGGCACGCCGACCGGTTCTCCTGGGTCCGGCCGAATGCCGGGCCGATCGCATTCCCACGGCTCCTCCGGGGGAGCGCCGCCGCCTTCTGCGATGAGGCAGTGACGGGAGCGGGCGTGCTCCTCCTGCCGTCAGAGACCTACGGCTACGGCGACAGCCATTTCAGGATCGGTTTTGCGCGCCGGGACATGCCGGCGGCGCTCGCGGCGCTCTCGGACTTTCTCGAATGA
- a CDS encoding acetyl ornithine aminotransferase family protein, giving the protein MDPLIQVTPPGPRARAVLERDAGVVSQSMVRAYPLVIERAEGTNLWDVDGNRYLDFTAGISVMNVGWNHPAVVGAVREQVGRLSHAAFLDFCAEVPVRFAEELVGMLPAGLDRVYFSNSGAETVEAALKLARHHTKRKYFISFYGGFHGRTYGALSLTAAKVIQRKHFGPFLPVVHAPYPDPYRPLCPCSGDECALDAIRYIKEEIFRTEVSPEEVAAIVVEPVQGEGGYIVPPRLFLRALRDLCDEHGILLVADEVQSGCYRTGRFLASEHSGVVPDIVCLAKALGGGLPLGVTVASDEVMTWPPGSHASTFGGNCAACAAGLAVLSVMREKGFGERVTETGEHLIAGLQGLMERHRIIGDVRGIGLMAAIELVRDRGTKEPAREERNEILKRAFEAGLTLLPAGESAIRFSPPLTIRPAEIDAGLAILDRAMEGY; this is encoded by the coding sequence ATGGACCCTCTGATCCAGGTCACGCCGCCGGGCCCGCGTGCCCGTGCCGTCCTTGAGCGCGACGCGGGGGTGGTTTCGCAGTCGATGGTGCGGGCCTACCCGCTGGTCATCGAGCGTGCGGAGGGCACGAACCTCTGGGACGTCGACGGGAACCGTTACCTCGACTTCACCGCCGGGATCTCGGTGATGAACGTGGGCTGGAACCACCCGGCGGTCGTCGGGGCGGTGCGGGAGCAGGTCGGCCGCCTCTCCCATGCCGCCTTTCTGGATTTCTGCGCCGAGGTGCCGGTGCGGTTTGCCGAGGAACTGGTCGGGATGCTTCCCGCCGGGCTCGACCGCGTCTATTTCTCAAACTCCGGGGCCGAGACGGTGGAGGCCGCCCTCAAACTCGCCCGCCACCACACGAAGCGGAAGTATTTCATCTCTTTTTATGGCGGCTTCCACGGCCGGACCTACGGGGCGCTCTCATTGACGGCGGCGAAGGTGATCCAGAGAAAGCATTTCGGTCCGTTTCTCCCGGTGGTGCATGCGCCCTATCCCGACCCTTACCGTCCGCTCTGCCCGTGTTCGGGCGACGAGTGCGCCCTCGATGCGATCAGGTACATTAAAGAGGAGATCTTCAGGACCGAGGTCTCCCCTGAGGAGGTGGCGGCGATCGTCGTCGAACCGGTGCAGGGGGAGGGCGGCTACATCGTCCCGCCCCGCCTCTTCCTGCGAGCCCTGCGCGACCTCTGCGACGAGCACGGGATCCTCCTGGTCGCCGACGAGGTGCAGAGCGGGTGCTACCGAACCGGGCGGTTTCTCGCCTCCGAGCATTCGGGCGTGGTGCCCGACATCGTCTGCCTTGCCAAGGCGCTCGGCGGGGGGCTTCCGCTCGGCGTCACCGTCGCTTCAGACGAGGTGATGACCTGGCCGCCGGGTTCTCACGCGAGCACCTTCGGCGGCAACTGCGCCGCCTGCGCCGCAGGTCTGGCCGTGCTCTCGGTGATGCGCGAGAAAGGGTTTGGTGAGCGGGTGACCGAGACCGGGGAGCACCTGATCGCCGGGCTGCAGGGGTTGATGGAGCGGCACCGGATCATCGGCGACGTGCGGGGGATCGGGCTGATGGCGGCGATCGAGCTGGTTCGGGACAGGGGGACGAAAGAACCGGCCCGAGAGGAGAGGAACGAGATCCTCAAACGGGCGTTCGAGGCCGGGCTCACCCTCCTGCCCGCAGGCGAGTCGGCGATCCGGTTCAGTCCGCCGCTGACGATCCGGCCGGCCGAGATCGATGCCGGCCTTGCGATCCTCGACCGGGCGATGGAGGGCTACTGA
- a CDS encoding aldehyde dehydrogenase family protein, whose translation MKQKITYVSLESDASMHVSYEAALSGFERNFGHRYPLYIGGKGFEPAGDFAVRSPVDRDIIIGYFQEAGENEAHAAIRVAKEAFPAWSGTDPAERIGALRKAADLLERQVFDLAALITIEAGKTRSEAVAEVGEAVEMIRYYAAVYEKSDHFTVRMQPEAPGGVSLSTMRPHGVWVVISPFNFPLALAAGMASAALLTGNTVVMKPASATPLTGIRLYEAFIQGGVPAGAVNLITGPGAPFGEAVTSSPDVDGIAFTGSREVGMWLQRAFVVKQPYPKPFIAEMGSKNPCIVTDKADLDKAVEGVVRSAFGYGGQKCSATSRVYVHRDVAEAYARALIARTEELKVGDPRERDVSLGPLISEAAQKTYEAAVALALKDGGRVITGGGVCSEGSRARGYYVRPTIVAGLAQDHPLMRDELFVPLLCLRTFASLPEAVGLANETEFGLTAGIFSEDEGEVDYFFDHIRFGVCYANRQGGATTGAWPGRQSFGGWKASGSTGRGAGGPYYLFSYLREQAQTRL comes from the coding sequence ATGAAACAGAAGATCACGTACGTGAGCCTTGAGTCTGATGCGAGCATGCACGTCTCGTACGAGGCGGCGCTATCCGGGTTTGAGCGGAACTTCGGCCACCGGTATCCGCTCTATATCGGGGGGAAGGGCTTTGAGCCGGCCGGGGATTTCGCGGTGCGCTCCCCGGTCGACCGGGACATTATCATCGGGTATTTTCAGGAGGCCGGAGAGAACGAGGCGCACGCGGCGATCCGCGTGGCGAAGGAGGCGTTTCCCGCCTGGAGCGGCACCGACCCGGCCGAGCGGATCGGGGCGCTGCGAAAGGCGGCAGATCTCCTTGAGCGGCAGGTCTTCGATCTTGCCGCCCTGATCACGATCGAGGCCGGGAAGACGAGGAGCGAAGCGGTGGCCGAGGTCGGGGAGGCGGTGGAGATGATCCGCTACTACGCCGCGGTCTACGAGAAGAGCGATCACTTCACGGTGAGGATGCAGCCCGAGGCGCCGGGGGGGGTGAGTCTCAGCACAATGCGCCCGCACGGCGTCTGGGTGGTGATCTCCCCCTTCAACTTCCCGCTCGCCCTCGCCGCGGGGATGGCCTCAGCCGCTCTCCTCACCGGGAACACGGTGGTGATGAAACCAGCGAGCGCCACCCCCCTGACCGGGATCCGCCTCTACGAGGCCTTCATCCAGGGGGGCGTGCCTGCCGGTGCGGTGAACCTCATCACCGGCCCGGGCGCCCCCTTCGGCGAGGCGGTGACCTCGAGCCCTGACGTCGACGGGATCGCCTTCACCGGATCGCGGGAGGTGGGGATGTGGCTCCAGCGCGCCTTCGTGGTGAAGCAGCCCTACCCGAAACCGTTTATTGCCGAGATGGGGAGCAAGAACCCCTGCATCGTGACCGATAAGGCCGACCTCGATAAGGCGGTCGAGGGAGTGGTGCGGTCGGCGTTCGGCTACGGCGGGCAGAAGTGCAGCGCCACCTCGCGTGTCTACGTCCACCGTGACGTGGCCGAGGCGTATGCGAGGGCGCTTATTGCGCGCACCGAGGAGTTGAAGGTGGGCGATCCCCGCGAGCGGGACGTCTCTCTCGGCCCCCTGATCTCTGAGGCGGCGCAAAAGACCTATGAGGCGGCGGTGGCGCTCGCCCTGAAGGACGGCGGGCGGGTGATCACCGGCGGCGGGGTCTGCTCTGAGGGCAGCCGTGCGAGGGGATATTATGTGCGCCCGACGATCGTCGCCGGGCTCGCGCAGGACCATCCCCTGATGCGGGACGAACTCTTTGTGCCGCTCCTCTGCCTCAGGACCTTCGCCTCGCTCCCCGAGGCGGTCGGCCTCGCGAACGAGACTGAGTTCGGGCTGACGGCCGGGATCTTCTCCGAGGATGAGGGCGAGGTCGATTACTTCTTCGATCACATCCGTTTCGGGGTCTGCTATGCAAACCGGCAGGGCGGGGCGACGACCGGGGCATGGCCGGGCAGGCAGTCTTTCGGCGGGTGGAAGGCGAGCGGCTCGACGGGCCGGGGGGCCGGCGGGCCGTATTACCTGTTTTCGTATCTCAGGGAGCAGGCGCAGACCAGGCTGTGA
- a CDS encoding proline dehydrogenase family protein translates to MTPPERWALPDLEAAAARCRERNAAGIRCILSPLGEYAADEAAADRAGEAYRAAMGAIAAEGLDASVAVKLSALGAAAGLAHWGDRLGLIVDEGRRRHVGIEIDMEGAAMVGPAIAAAEEAAASGAPSGLAVQAYLNRSAADLPRILRAGITPRLVKGAYIGDTGDFSDIQRRFLDLAAAALESGRPFSVGTHDPDLIGWIVGTADRRLIECGFLMGLADDTKVRMAREGWRVAEYIPFGEERAAYEGRRWRYLRSIEALGRSPVL, encoded by the coding sequence ATGACGCCCCCGGAGAGATGGGCGCTCCCCGACCTGGAGGCCGCAGCGGCGCGGTGCAGGGAGCGCAATGCCGCCGGGATCAGGTGCATCCTCTCCCCGCTCGGGGAGTACGCCGCGGACGAGGCCGCGGCCGACCGGGCCGGGGAGGCGTACCGTGCGGCGATGGGGGCGATCGCCGCGGAGGGCCTCGATGCCTCGGTCGCCGTGAAACTCTCGGCCCTCGGTGCAGCCGCCGGCCTGGCCCATTGGGGCGACCGCCTCGGGCTGATCGTGGACGAGGGGCGACGGCGGCATGTCGGCATCGAGATCGACATGGAAGGCGCCGCCATGGTGGGCCCGGCGATCGCCGCGGCAGAAGAGGCGGCGGCCTCAGGCGCCCCGTCCGGGCTTGCGGTGCAGGCCTACCTGAACCGTTCGGCGGCCGATCTGCCGCGCATCCTGCGGGCAGGGATCACCCCCCGCCTGGTGAAGGGCGCCTATATCGGGGACACCGGCGATTTTTCGGATATTCAGCGGCGGTTTCTCGACCTCGCAGCCGCCGCTCTGGAGTCGGGGCGGCCCTTCTCGGTAGGCACCCATGACCCGGACCTTATCGGCTGGATCGTCGGGACCGCAGACCGCCGCCTGATCGAATGTGGTTTCCTGATGGGGCTTGCAGACGACACGAAGGTCCGCATGGCCCGGGAGGGGTGGCGGGTGGCGGAGTACATCCCCTTCGGTGAGGAGCGGGCGGCATATGAGGGGCGGCGGTGGAGGTACCTCAGGTCGATCGAGGCTCTCGGGCGGTCTCCTGTGCTGTAG